A DNA window from Candidatus Saccharibacteria bacterium oral taxon 955 contains the following coding sequences:
- a CDS encoding pilus assembly protein PilM: MVFEKILHKAPPNEPEYIVGLDIGTENVKALIAHINGEQIEIVGVGRAHQDMGDMHQGAIADIAGVVRNCEEALAQAEDEAGLQAKRCVIGIAGELVKGVTNTIRYRRPQPDRPLDEAEMEFIIEKVQDRAANRAQKQIALETGNEDVEVKLVNSALVSIHIDGYKVSNPIGFQGKDVAVQIYTAFAPMVHIGALERVSEELDLKLVAVAAEPFAVSRSVLGTDTNSSFTAILADVGGGTTDIAVVNDGGVEGTKMFGIGGRSFTNTIASELDISYDQAEKLKVNIDDDKVKASVKKDVAVAVDKTLDVWLAGVELALSEFDSVDHLPPRLLLCGGGASLSQLVTALEKREWYKGLPFTKRPSVQHIRPSDVVGIVDKTEKASDHTYITAMGLLRVGYDTMIGTSEADSLKDKLNRMLRI; the protein is encoded by the coding sequence ATGGTTTTTGAAAAGATACTTCATAAGGCGCCACCAAATGAGCCTGAGTATATCGTTGGACTTGATATTGGAACCGAAAATGTCAAGGCATTGATTGCTCATATCAACGGTGAACAGATTGAGATCGTTGGTGTCGGGCGTGCTCATCAGGATATGGGTGATATGCATCAGGGCGCGATCGCGGACATTGCGGGTGTGGTGCGTAATTGTGAGGAGGCGTTGGCCCAGGCAGAGGATGAGGCCGGTCTTCAGGCGAAGCGCTGTGTGATTGGTATTGCTGGAGAATTGGTCAAGGGCGTGACGAACACGATTCGCTACCGACGCCCTCAGCCAGATCGTCCCCTTGATGAGGCGGAGATGGAGTTTATCATCGAAAAAGTTCAAGATCGTGCTGCAAATCGAGCACAGAAACAGATCGCCCTTGAGACTGGTAATGAGGATGTTGAGGTCAAGCTGGTTAACTCGGCTCTAGTGAGTATTCATATTGATGGCTACAAGGTAAGTAACCCGATCGGTTTTCAGGGTAAGGACGTTGCGGTTCAGATTTATACTGCATTTGCGCCGATGGTACATATTGGGGCCCTTGAACGAGTTTCGGAGGAGCTCGACCTTAAGCTGGTCGCTGTTGCTGCGGAGCCATTTGCAGTCAGCCGAAGTGTGCTCGGCACCGATACTAATAGCTCATTTACGGCAATTTTGGCGGATGTTGGAGGTGGTACGACTGATATTGCTGTCGTCAATGACGGTGGTGTCGAGGGGACAAAGATGTTTGGTATCGGCGGTCGGAGCTTTACAAATACGATAGCGAGTGAACTAGATATCAGCTATGACCAGGCAGAGAAACTAAAGGTCAATATCGATGACGATAAAGTGAAGGCGTCGGTTAAAAAAGATGTTGCGGTTGCAGTCGACAAGACGCTTGATGTATGGCTGGCGGGTGTCGAGTTAGCTTTGAGTGAGTTTGACTCGGTCGACCATCTACCGCCTCGATTGTTACTTTGTGGTGGTGGCGCTAGCTTGTCTCAACTTGTTACGGCTCTTGAGAAGCGAGAGTGGTACAAAGGACTGCCGTTTACGAAGCGCCCATCAGTCCAGCATATTCGTCCAAGCGATGTTGTCGGTATTGTCGATAAAACCGAGAAAGCCTCAGACCATACATACATTACCGCTATGGGCCTTCTGAGGGTTGGCTATGATACAATGATAGGGACAAGCGAGGCGGACTCGCTCAAAGATAAACTAAATCGGATGTTGCGTATTTAG
- the mltG gene encoding endolytic transglycosylase MltG: MDGFKRSSTPRRAGQPVSRPGVLPVYPRQVVTGGQVAPSTKPVQQSTQLTKLPAVAPGAEGGQTAPGDVPQPKPRRRRRRMLVWVIVVVSLALALGGAYLWFNYNLQPVDVNNTTTSRFEIKDGSTFEEISSQLEKRKLIRSALAFDIYARIQGKRGSLKASTCSLRSSMSARDVLNKLNQGCRDFVSIMFYPGATIEKPLYKPAGATIDQEKMHIKYVLKSAGFSDQDITTALKKQYDMPLFAGKPAGATLEGYIFGETYYIDKSATAEDVLKEAFSHMYNVVQKNDLVDKYRQKGLSLYQGITLASIVQRELNCEGKPTAERKNRCYEYQRTIAQVFLKRLKENIVLGSDVTFIYAGDMMKVNPSVDLDSPYNTRKYPGLPPGPIASPGELALKAVANPSETDYLYFIAGDDGLIYFAKDEAGHQKNIREHCQVMCGNAV, translated from the coding sequence ATGGACGGGTTTAAGCGTAGTTCGACGCCACGACGAGCTGGTCAGCCCGTCTCTCGACCGGGTGTTCTGCCAGTTTATCCTAGGCAGGTTGTGACCGGTGGCCAAGTGGCGCCATCTACTAAACCTGTCCAGCAGTCAACTCAGCTAACTAAATTGCCTGCTGTCGCCCCTGGGGCAGAGGGCGGGCAGACTGCGCCAGGTGACGTACCACAGCCCAAGCCACGTCGAAGACGGCGTCGGATGCTTGTTTGGGTGATTGTTGTTGTTTCCTTGGCTTTGGCTCTAGGAGGGGCATATCTGTGGTTTAACTACAACCTACAGCCAGTTGATGTCAACAATACAACAACCAGCCGATTTGAAATAAAAGACGGCTCTACATTTGAGGAAATTTCGTCACAACTAGAAAAGCGAAAGCTGATCAGGAGTGCGCTAGCTTTTGATATCTATGCTCGAATTCAGGGTAAGCGCGGTAGCCTAAAAGCTAGCACATGCAGTCTGCGCTCATCGATGTCGGCCCGTGACGTACTGAATAAGCTGAATCAAGGGTGTCGAGATTTCGTTTCGATTATGTTTTACCCTGGTGCGACAATCGAAAAGCCACTTTATAAGCCAGCTGGTGCGACAATCGACCAGGAAAAAATGCACATAAAATACGTTCTAAAATCAGCAGGTTTTTCGGATCAAGATATAACTACGGCGCTAAAAAAGCAGTACGATATGCCACTTTTTGCTGGTAAGCCAGCTGGAGCTACGCTTGAGGGCTATATATTTGGTGAAACTTACTACATTGATAAGTCGGCGACGGCCGAAGATGTTCTGAAAGAGGCGTTTTCTCATATGTATAATGTTGTCCAAAAGAATGATCTAGTTGATAAGTATCGCCAAAAGGGCCTAAGTCTGTATCAGGGAATTACGCTTGCATCAATTGTGCAGCGTGAGCTAAATTGCGAAGGAAAGCCGACGGCTGAGCGGAAGAACCGCTGCTACGAGTATCAGCGTACGATCGCACAGGTATTTCTCAAGCGACTCAAAGAGAATATCGTACTCGGTAGCGATGTGACATTTATCTATGCCGGTGACATGATGAAGGTTAATCCGTCGGTTGATCTGGATTCGCCGTATAATACAAGGAAATATCCTGGGCTTCCACCAGGCCCAATAGCATCACCTGGCGAGCTGGCACTAAAGGCAGTGGCAAACCCTAGCGAAACTGACTATCTGTACTTTATCGCAGGCGACGACGGGTTGATATACTTTGCAAAAGATGAAGCTGGACACCAGAAAAACATTCGTGAACATTGCCAGGTGATGTGCGGCAACGCTGTTTAG
- a CDS encoding aminotransferase class V-fold PLP-dependent enzyme yields the protein MDERVIAAMTPYMREFFYNPSSPYAPAVEVRRAYEYAKHRLAQCIGAKADEIVITAGATESINLMVSAISGHVVTSNIEHHAVLRAVEAHDHTLVEAGEKGTVSPDAVEQAIRPDTELVTIHLANNELGTIQPLRAIAEVVKRERQRRFEAGEKTPIWFHTDASQGAGQLDLNVARLGVDAMTVNAGKMYGPKQVGLLWADREVTLRPMIRGGGQERAIRSGTENVAGTIGFATAFELVSTHRNSEAKRLEGLRDKLEARLMTAFPDAVVSGNRKKRLSGHLHISFPGIDAERLVFALESRGVLVATGSACAANKGTRSHVLTAIGLDDQTADGSLRITLGRLSDESNITRAADILIEVIMSEIERTSR from the coding sequence ATGGATGAGCGGGTGATTGCTGCGATGACTCCGTATATGCGAGAGTTTTTTTATAATCCATCTAGTCCGTACGCGCCCGCCGTTGAGGTGCGTCGTGCCTATGAATACGCCAAGCATCGTTTAGCGCAGTGTATTGGCGCAAAAGCTGATGAAATTGTGATTACGGCGGGCGCGACTGAATCTATCAATCTGATGGTCAGTGCTATTTCGGGTCATGTTGTTACCAGTAATATTGAACACCACGCAGTCCTACGAGCGGTTGAAGCGCACGATCATACGTTAGTGGAGGCGGGAGAAAAGGGCACCGTATCACCAGACGCAGTGGAACAGGCTATCAGACCAGACACTGAGCTAGTTACGATTCACCTTGCCAACAATGAACTAGGTACGATCCAGCCACTTCGTGCTATTGCTGAGGTGGTGAAACGTGAGCGCCAACGACGGTTTGAGGCTGGCGAAAAAACGCCCATATGGTTTCACACAGATGCCTCGCAGGGTGCTGGGCAGCTTGATCTCAATGTCGCTCGTCTGGGTGTCGATGCGATGACAGTCAATGCTGGAAAAATGTATGGTCCAAAACAGGTTGGCTTGTTGTGGGCCGATCGTGAAGTGACACTTCGTCCGATGATTAGAGGTGGCGGTCAGGAGCGAGCCATCAGAAGTGGTACCGAAAATGTCGCAGGTACTATTGGATTTGCGACGGCATTTGAGCTCGTTAGCACGCACCGTAACAGTGAGGCTAAGCGTCTAGAAGGGCTTCGCGACAAGCTGGAAGCTCGTTTGATGACAGCGTTCCCCGATGCCGTGGTGTCGGGCAATCGTAAGAAGCGTCTTTCTGGACATCTTCATATTTCATTTCCAGGTATTGATGCAGAACGTCTTGTGTTTGCTCTAGAGTCGCGTGGTGTGCTGGTTGCGACTGGTAGCGCCTGTGCTGCGAATAAGGGTACGCGTAGCCATGTGTTGACGGCTATCGGTCTAGACGACCAGACCGCAGACGGCAGCCTCCGTATCACTCTCGGTAGGTTAAGTGATGAGTCGAATATTACTCGTGCAGCTGATATACTAATAGAAGTTATCATGAGCGAGATCGAAAGGACGAGTCGATGA
- a CDS encoding YdcF family protein gives MKIFKAFLIVAAIFLLLSWMIGSFLGPDDLAQCGASPSSKAGCERAGAVVAISGGDTKARAAEAIKLFQAGWGEHLIFSGAAADKSGPSNAAVMKQQAIDAGIDPNAIIVEELSETTTENAEKTTNIFKQNGITSAILVTSAYHERRATLEFARRSTGAKVRSHPVATDKQWSSWWWLTPSGWALAIPELASSLVLSTGGVDRT, from the coding sequence ATGAAGATTTTCAAAGCATTTTTAATTGTCGCGGCTATCTTTTTGCTACTCTCGTGGATGATCGGCTCATTTTTGGGGCCTGATGATCTTGCGCAATGTGGCGCGTCACCGTCGTCAAAGGCGGGCTGTGAGCGTGCGGGGGCGGTAGTTGCGATTAGTGGTGGTGATACCAAGGCTCGTGCCGCTGAGGCGATTAAGCTTTTTCAGGCGGGCTGGGGAGAGCATTTAATCTTTTCTGGGGCAGCAGCCGATAAAAGCGGGCCAAGTAATGCAGCGGTTATGAAACAGCAGGCGATTGACGCCGGTATTGATCCAAATGCAATTATCGTCGAGGAGCTTAGCGAAACGACGACGGAAAATGCTGAGAAAACGACAAATATATTCAAACAAAATGGTATCACCTCGGCTATTTTAGTGACGAGTGCGTACCACGAAAGGCGGGCTACTCTAGAGTTTGCCCGTCGTTCAACTGGAGCCAAGGTACGCAGCCACCCAGTTGCTACCGACAAACAATGGAGCTCGTGGTGGTGGTTGACGCCATCAGGTTGGGCATTGGCGATTCCAGAACTCGCTAGCTCCCTCGTTTTATCAACGGGCGGAGTTGATCGAACATGA
- the ruvX gene encoding Holliday junction resolvase RuvX, whose product MASKALLALDVGERRIGVALADSSVRIAIAYDTILVDGTEIDQIRELLIQEDIDVLVVGYPRNQSGEPTQQTAYVEQFVEALQPVDATIKYQDESLTSIKAEDILKKRKKPYEKGDIDALAASLILQDYLEETYGRV is encoded by the coding sequence ATGGCAAGTAAAGCGCTCCTCGCACTCGATGTGGGAGAGCGACGTATCGGTGTCGCTCTCGCTGATAGCTCAGTTCGTATTGCGATTGCTTATGATACGATTTTGGTTGACGGTACGGAGATAGATCAGATTAGAGAGCTTCTTATTCAGGAGGACATTGATGTCCTGGTGGTCGGGTATCCGCGTAATCAGTCTGGTGAACCGACTCAGCAGACGGCGTATGTAGAGCAGTTTGTTGAAGCGCTCCAGCCGGTTGACGCCACGATTAAGTATCAAGACGAATCTCTAACAAGCATAAAGGCCGAGGATATTCTAAAAAAGCGCAAGAAACCATACGAAAAGGGCGATATTGATGCCTTGGCGGCTAGTTTGATATTACAAGACTATCTAGAGGAGACTTATGGACGGGTTTAA
- a CDS encoding alanine--tRNA ligase codes for MNAQDIRNKYLKFYEERGHAVIPRAPLLLDGDPTTLFTGSGMQPMIPYLLGEAHPNGLRIADSQTCLRAQDIDDIGDNRHTTFFEMLGNWSLGDYFKQEQVPWMFEFLTDVVGLDASRLYVTCYIGNDEFNIPKDQEAADIWAGLFASKGLSNGMADIGSEEDGYTRGIKEGERIFFYDGSKNWWSRNGGEATTPVGDPCGPDSEMFYQFDIPHNPKFGEHCHPNCDCGRFMEVGNNVFMAYKKVAEGKFEPLAKPNIDHGSGLERIAAAVNGDPDVFKISLMWPIIEKLQDLSGKSYESHTESMRVIADHLRAATFLAVDGCVPSNKEQGYVMRRLLRRAIRYSFDLGIEQNFLDEVVPVIADLYTNDFPEVLKSRERIIAVLAKEEKVFRQTLRNGIRQMQKFAADGLTGAELFMLYDTYGFPVELSLEEAYKQGVSLPDDWREQFDAKMKEQRERSQTARKGQFSGGLEGAEAIHLKYHTATHLLGSALREVLGDNSIQQHGSNITAERLRFDFNHEKLTPEEKQAVEDKVNEWIDADLPVSWKVYPTEQALEMGAVGAFGERYGDEVKVYQIGEDNNRISFEVCGGPHVEHTAVLKEGGKRFVITKEEASSAGVRRIKAVLR; via the coding sequence ATGAACGCTCAAGATATCCGCAATAAGTACCTGAAATTTTATGAAGAACGAGGTCATGCTGTGATCCCGCGAGCTCCGCTACTGCTTGACGGTGATCCGACCACACTCTTTACGGGGTCGGGCATGCAGCCTATGATTCCGTATCTGCTGGGTGAAGCGCATCCAAACGGTCTTAGGATTGCGGATAGTCAGACTTGTCTACGCGCACAAGATATAGATGATATTGGCGACAACAGGCACACGACGTTTTTTGAGATGCTTGGCAACTGGAGTCTTGGTGATTATTTCAAGCAAGAGCAGGTGCCGTGGATGTTTGAGTTTTTGACCGATGTTGTCGGTCTTGATGCGTCACGCCTTTACGTAACATGTTATATCGGTAACGATGAGTTTAATATTCCAAAAGACCAGGAGGCAGCAGATATCTGGGCGGGGCTGTTTGCCAGCAAGGGTTTGTCAAATGGCATGGCGGATATCGGAAGTGAAGAAGATGGCTACACTCGCGGTATCAAAGAGGGCGAGCGAATATTCTTTTACGACGGGAGCAAGAACTGGTGGAGCCGTAATGGCGGTGAGGCAACGACGCCAGTCGGCGATCCATGTGGTCCAGATAGTGAAATGTTCTATCAGTTTGACATTCCTCATAATCCTAAATTCGGGGAACATTGCCACCCCAACTGTGATTGCGGACGCTTTATGGAAGTCGGTAACAATGTCTTTATGGCATACAAAAAAGTTGCCGAGGGCAAGTTTGAGCCACTCGCCAAGCCAAATATCGACCATGGCTCGGGTCTTGAGCGTATTGCAGCCGCCGTCAATGGTGACCCTGATGTGTTCAAGATAAGTCTCATGTGGCCGATTATCGAGAAGCTCCAAGATCTCAGCGGTAAATCCTATGAATCTCATACCGAAAGTATGCGGGTAATTGCTGATCATTTGCGAGCGGCAACATTTCTCGCTGTTGATGGCTGTGTGCCGTCAAACAAAGAGCAGGGTTATGTGATGCGTCGTTTGCTTCGCCGGGCGATTCGATATAGTTTTGACCTCGGGATTGAACAGAACTTTTTAGATGAGGTTGTACCGGTGATCGCGGATCTATATACAAACGATTTTCCTGAAGTTTTGAAATCGCGTGAGCGTATAATTGCTGTACTTGCCAAGGAAGAAAAGGTCTTTCGTCAGACGCTTAGAAACGGTATTCGCCAAATGCAGAAGTTTGCCGCCGACGGCTTAACTGGTGCGGAGCTATTTATGCTTTACGATACGTATGGCTTTCCGGTTGAGCTGTCTCTTGAGGAGGCGTACAAGCAGGGGGTTAGTCTACCGGATGATTGGCGTGAGCAGTTTGATGCCAAGATGAAAGAACAACGTGAGCGCAGTCAGACCGCGCGCAAGGGTCAATTTAGCGGCGGTCTCGAGGGGGCTGAGGCGATTCACCTCAAGTATCACACGGCGACTCACCTGCTAGGTTCTGCACTACGTGAAGTTTTGGGTGACAATAGCATCCAGCAACATGGCAGTAATATCACTGCTGAGCGCTTACGGTTTGATTTTAACCACGAAAAACTAACCCCAGAAGAAAAGCAGGCGGTTGAAGACAAGGTGAACGAGTGGATTGACGCCGACTTGCCAGTTAGTTGGAAGGTGTATCCGACGGAGCAGGCGCTCGAGATGGGTGCAGTGGGTGCATTTGGCGAGCGCTATGGTGATGAGGTGAAAGTCTATCAGATAGGTGAGGACAATAATCGAATTAGTTTTGAGGTTTGCGGTGGTCCTCACGTTGAGCATACTGCCGTCCTAAAAGAAGGTGGCAAGCGATTTGTGATTACAAAAGAAGAAGCGAGCTCGGCAGGAGTTAGGCGGATCAAGGCTGTACTACGTTAG